In Deltaproteobacteria bacterium, the following proteins share a genomic window:
- a CDS encoding OmpA family protein translates to MKRWLCFAIFPLIFFSSRAVLGRDPSFSAQVFRPSPYTGRYFQLLESGTLPKSSFSFGLMADYAHEPVILERPAGTKFQNLVAKELSANLTGAVGITDWMDVGLLIQTAPYLVFQAADTVIEQTRLRMGDIRLNARLRLLDPKSSPLGLSFVPMVTIPTGNGNSFVGNNQFTGGGLLVLEKRGFNDHFSVAMNAGYEIRERAVLTTTAAGAPQTVINDLFLYGVGANLSLHPRLDLIGEIRGFTVASNFFEVPRPVDYGVGARFYTAPNWAITLGGGSSLISGIGNPVFRAMGGLAYVPTRDGVPRRERKSKDADGDGIKNKKDRCPTEAGPPENGGCPLEAKIVMTPEEYRILTRPIHFAFEKATLKADALPILQVLAEAIKTKPEIKKLSIQGHTDEIGRTVFNQWLSEERALTVKKYLVQQGVSEGRLESIGFGETKPVDPKHSAKAWRLNRRVEFVFEDVDGMQLPDLIPPYGPPATLPEKGPVKVPPVDSPPPPPTTEKLPPSSTQK, encoded by the coding sequence ATGAAGCGTTGGCTCTGTTTCGCTATTTTTCCCCTTATTTTTTTCTCCTCAAGGGCTGTTTTAGGACGTGACCCCAGTTTTTCGGCGCAGGTTTTTAGACCTTCGCCTTATACCGGTCGCTATTTTCAGCTTTTAGAGAGTGGAACCCTGCCTAAAAGCAGCTTCTCCTTCGGTCTCATGGCGGACTATGCCCATGAACCGGTCATTCTGGAGAGACCTGCCGGCACCAAGTTTCAAAACCTCGTGGCGAAGGAGTTATCGGCCAACCTGACCGGTGCCGTTGGTATCACGGACTGGATGGACGTTGGCCTACTTATACAGACGGCTCCCTATCTCGTTTTTCAGGCGGCAGACACGGTTATCGAGCAGACGCGTCTCCGGATGGGGGACATCCGTCTCAATGCCCGCCTCCGTCTCCTGGATCCCAAGAGTTCTCCCCTTGGCCTCTCTTTTGTGCCGATGGTCACTATTCCGACAGGGAACGGCAACAGCTTCGTGGGCAATAATCAATTTACGGGTGGTGGTCTGCTTGTTCTTGAAAAAAGGGGATTTAATGATCACTTTTCGGTGGCGATGAATGCGGGATATGAGATTCGCGAAAGGGCTGTGCTGACGACGACAGCTGCTGGCGCTCCCCAAACCGTCATTAATGATCTCTTTCTTTATGGCGTTGGGGCCAATCTCTCTCTCCATCCGCGCCTCGATCTCATTGGTGAGATTCGTGGTTTTACCGTTGCCAGCAATTTTTTTGAGGTCCCCCGTCCCGTCGATTACGGCGTGGGGGCAAGGTTCTACACAGCTCCGAACTGGGCGATTACGCTCGGTGGGGGGAGCAGCCTGATCAGCGGGATCGGCAATCCTGTCTTCCGTGCGATGGGTGGTTTGGCCTATGTACCGACGCGTGACGGAGTTCCGCGGCGAGAGCGGAAATCAAAAGATGCCGATGGAGATGGGATTAAAAATAAGAAGGATCGTTGTCCTACCGAGGCAGGCCCTCCGGAAAACGGGGGATGTCCCCTCGAAGCCAAAATCGTGATGACGCCTGAGGAATACCGGATCTTGACGCGGCCGATCCACTTCGCCTTTGAAAAGGCAACGCTTAAGGCCGATGCATTGCCGATCCTTCAGGTGCTTGCGGAGGCGATCAAGACAAAGCCTGAGATCAAGAAACTCTCAATTCAGGGACATACGGATGAGATTGGGCGGACCGTCTTTAATCAGTGGCTCTCAGAGGAACGGGCGTTGACGGTCAAGAAATATCTCGTCCAACAAGGTGTTTCGGAGGGTCGTCTCGAGTCGATCGGATTTGGTGAGACAAAACCGGTTGATCCCAAACACAGCGCCAAGGCCTGGAGGCTTAACCGTCGTGTCGAGTTTGTCTTCGAGGATGTTGACGGGATGCAACTCCCCGATCTGATTCCCCCTTATGGACCGCCGGCGACACTTCCGGAAAAAGGGCCCGTAAAGGTCCCTCCGGTCGACTCCCCCCCTCCGCCTCCAACAACGGAGAAGCTCCCGCCTTCTAGCACTCAAAAATAG
- a CDS encoding 2,3-bisphosphoglycerate-independent phosphoglycerate mutase, giving the protein MNPLLLIILDGFGVRNVREGNATVLAQMPNWNRFLKQYPHTELEASGEAVGLPSGVMGNSEVGHLTIGSGRINNQDLSRINQSIKDRSFFENPILQNAFRMAKETGKRVHLMGLLSDGGVHSHERHLFALFQMAKMQKMEKVSVHCFLDGRDTPPKSSQEYLRRLQGEMKTSGIGEIATLIGRYYAMDRDKRWERVQIAYEALTEKKGSAHNDPLKAVEEVYQKHLTDEFIQPIVFGKGNAIQEGDVVLFFNFRPDRARELTQALTDPQFDGFSRNRFPPLGVFVCMTQYDKLFDLPIAFPPNRPKRILAEILGEHKISQFHTAETEKYAHVTYFLNGGVEKPFPLEERLLIPSPKDVPTYDKKPEMSAYQLTEAALKKIREGCPVIIMNYANPDMVGHSGDLRATIRAVEVVDECLGRLVHEILNRQGTVMITADHGNCEEMVDTKGGPHTAHTTNPVPFLLINESLRQAHLKRTGGLKDVTPTILKILGLSKPREMTGESLIF; this is encoded by the coding sequence ATGAATCCCCTTCTTTTGATCATTCTCGACGGTTTTGGTGTTCGGAATGTACGTGAAGGAAACGCAACCGTCCTGGCGCAGATGCCGAACTGGAACCGGTTTCTCAAGCAGTACCCTCACACCGAACTGGAGGCCTCGGGAGAGGCGGTCGGTTTGCCATCGGGAGTCATGGGAAATTCCGAGGTAGGACACCTCACGATCGGTTCGGGGAGGATCAACAATCAGGACTTAAGCCGGATCAACCAGTCGATCAAAGATCGTTCCTTTTTTGAGAATCCAATCCTTCAAAACGCCTTTCGAATGGCAAAAGAGACCGGCAAGCGAGTTCACCTGATGGGACTTCTCTCCGATGGTGGCGTGCATAGCCACGAACGTCACCTGTTTGCCCTTTTCCAGATGGCAAAAATGCAAAAGATGGAAAAGGTCTCGGTCCACTGTTTTCTGGATGGCCGTGATACCCCGCCCAAGAGCAGTCAGGAATACCTGAGGCGACTCCAGGGAGAGATGAAAACCTCCGGCATTGGTGAGATTGCCACGTTGATCGGCCGCTATTACGCGATGGATCGAGACAAGAGATGGGAGAGGGTCCAGATCGCCTATGAGGCGTTAACAGAAAAGAAAGGCTCTGCGCACAACGATCCGCTCAAGGCGGTCGAAGAGGTTTATCAAAAACATCTCACGGATGAATTCATCCAGCCGATCGTCTTTGGAAAAGGGAATGCGATTCAAGAAGGGGATGTCGTCCTCTTCTTTAATTTCCGTCCTGACCGGGCACGGGAGCTAACGCAGGCACTGACAGATCCGCAGTTTGACGGATTCTCCAGAAACCGATTTCCACCACTGGGGGTGTTCGTCTGTATGACCCAGTACGACAAGTTATTTGACCTACCGATCGCCTTTCCTCCGAACAGGCCAAAGAGGATCCTCGCAGAGATCCTCGGTGAGCATAAAATTTCACAGTTCCATACGGCCGAGACGGAGAAGTATGCCCATGTGACTTATTTCTTAAATGGCGGGGTCGAGAAACCATTTCCACTGGAGGAGAGGCTTTTGATCCCATCACCTAAGGATGTCCCGACCTATGACAAAAAACCGGAGATGAGTGCCTATCAGCTAACAGAGGCGGCCCTAAAAAAGATTCGGGAGGGGTGCCCCGTTATTATCATGAACTATGCAAATCCGGATATGGTCGGACACTCGGGGGACCTCAGGGCGACGATTCGGGCGGTTGAGGTGGTTGATGAATGCCTAGGGAGACTGGTCCATGAAATCCTCAATCGTCAGGGGACCGTGATGATCACGGCCGATCATGGAAACTGTGAGGAGATGGTCGATACCAAGGGCGGACCTCACACGGCCCATACCACGAACCCGGTTCCGTTTCTGCTCATCAATGAATCACTGCGCCAAGCCCACCTGAAGAGAACAGGGGGGCTCAAAGACGTCACACCAACGATCCTCAAAATTCTTGGCCTCTCGAAACCAAGGGAGATGACGGGGGAGTCGTTAATTTTTTAA
- the rsfS gene encoding ribosome silencing factor: MNSSKKRNPSRETAKWIAQAASDVHAIDLKVLDLRELTALTDYFVIASGRSDRQVQAICQRIEETMKHRHRHPIGIEGYTKGHWILIDYGEVVAHVFYEEVRNFYALEKLWSDAPVARFKLK; this comes from the coding sequence ATCAACTCAAGCAAAAAAAGAAATCCATCGAGAGAGACGGCAAAATGGATCGCTCAGGCGGCGAGCGATGTTCATGCGATCGACCTCAAGGTCTTAGATTTAAGAGAACTAACCGCATTGACCGATTATTTTGTCATCGCCAGCGGCCGGTCTGACCGGCAGGTCCAGGCGATCTGTCAACGAATCGAGGAGACGATGAAGCATCGTCACCGTCATCCGATCGGGATTGAGGGGTATACAAAAGGTCACTGGATCTTGATCGATTATGGGGAGGTCGTCGCACATGTCTTCTACGAAGAGGTACGGAATTTCTACGCCCTGGAGAAACTCTGGAGCGATGCCCCTGTCGCTCGTTTTAAACTAAAGTAA
- a CDS encoding glutamate-5-semialdehyde dehydrogenase: MILAKKIQRMAERAREAAREVAIMPTEAKNYLLLQMADALLAQKETIHKQNQKDLKEAWQKKLSPALTDRLTLTDKRIEEMAHRLQEVSGLPDPVGQIVKSWVRPNRLEVSRIRIPLGVIGMIYESRPNVTVDAAGLCLKSGNAILLRGGSEAFFSNRILGRILQGVLKKDNKNPDMIQVVETTARQGMESLVRQSGTIDLIIPRGGEGLMRWIERHSKIPVLKHDKGVCHIFVDEEANLEMAEKIAFNAKVQRPGVCNAMETLLVHEKIAPHFLPRIVKKMEEAGVEIRGDAGVRKIVPHVNKATKKDWSAEYLDLILAVRVVPGLEEVIRHIQKYGSSHTESIVTENRKTAAEFLRRLDSSVVLWNASTRFNDGGQLGLGAEMGISTTKLHAFGPMGLEELTTTKFVVKGNGQIRE; this comes from the coding sequence ATGATACTCGCCAAAAAAATTCAACGGATGGCGGAAAGGGCACGAGAGGCGGCACGGGAGGTCGCCATTATGCCGACGGAAGCGAAAAATTATCTCCTTCTCCAGATGGCGGATGCACTTTTGGCCCAGAAGGAAACGATCCATAAACAGAATCAAAAGGATTTAAAAGAGGCTTGGCAAAAAAAACTCTCTCCTGCCCTGACGGATCGCCTGACCTTAACCGATAAAAGAATTGAGGAGATGGCCCATAGACTTCAGGAGGTGAGTGGGCTCCCGGATCCTGTGGGACAAATAGTAAAGTCCTGGGTACGCCCGAATCGATTGGAGGTCAGCCGGATCAGGATTCCCCTCGGTGTCATCGGAATGATTTACGAGTCACGACCGAACGTGACGGTCGATGCGGCAGGTCTCTGCCTTAAATCGGGCAATGCGATCCTCTTGAGAGGAGGATCGGAGGCGTTCTTCTCGAATCGGATTTTGGGCAGGATTCTCCAGGGAGTTCTCAAGAAGGATAACAAAAATCCCGATATGATTCAGGTTGTGGAGACGACTGCAAGACAAGGGATGGAGAGTCTTGTGCGACAGAGCGGCACTATTGATCTGATCATCCCTCGCGGGGGAGAAGGTTTGATGCGGTGGATTGAAAGACACTCCAAAATTCCTGTCCTCAAGCATGATAAAGGGGTCTGCCATATCTTTGTCGATGAAGAGGCCAACCTGGAGATGGCCGAAAAAATCGCCTTTAATGCCAAGGTCCAACGTCCCGGCGTCTGCAATGCGATGGAAACATTGCTGGTTCATGAAAAGATCGCCCCCCATTTCCTCCCGCGTATCGTGAAAAAGATGGAAGAGGCCGGTGTGGAGATCCGCGGAGATGCCGGGGTGCGGAAGATCGTCCCTCACGTCAATAAGGCAACCAAAAAGGATTGGTCGGCGGAATACCTGGATCTTATTTTGGCGGTTCGTGTTGTACCAGGCCTTGAAGAGGTTATCAGGCATATTCAGAAATATGGATCATCCCATACCGAGTCGATTGTGACAGAGAACCGGAAGACGGCAGCGGAGTTTTTAAGACGCCTTGATTCCTCCGTTGTTCTTTGGAACGCCTCGACCCGCTTCAACGACGGCGGCCAGCTTGGATTGGGTGCGGAAATGGGGATTAGCACCACGAAACTGCACGCCTTCGGACCGATGGGTCTTGAGGAATTGACAACAACCAAATTCGTTGTGAAAGGAAACGGCCAGATCCGTGAATAA
- the proB gene encoding glutamate 5-kinase, whose product MGTEQQRQSIIKKTGRVVIKIGSSVLKDQAGRLSLKRLSELVRGVSCLHKKGFQLVLVSSGAIASGMQRWGFQKRPSKISELQACASLGQPFLISCYQKLLARSKIDVAQLLLTRSDLEDRTRFLNAKHTLFELLRRKALPIINENDTVAVEEIRFGDNDNLAALTTNVVDADLLILLTDQDGLFTANPTREAGATQIPLVRSVDTALVEKTGQETSHTTVGGMRSKLEACRKAAEYGIPTIIANGQDPKILQKIFAAEAVGTLFLPERDSLTARKHWIAHTLQSRGTLLLDEGACHALIDKKKSLLPSGIEEIKGSFVQGDAVDICNPQGIVIGRGLSSYSSQEIQKIKGEKTSEIEKRLGYKGPDEVVHRDDLVLT is encoded by the coding sequence GTGGGTACCGAACAACAACGTCAATCGATCATCAAAAAAACAGGCCGGGTGGTGATCAAGATAGGGTCGAGCGTCCTTAAAGACCAAGCAGGTCGCCTTTCTCTCAAGAGACTCTCCGAACTGGTCCGTGGTGTTTCGTGTCTCCATAAAAAGGGATTTCAACTGGTTTTGGTCTCATCCGGTGCTATCGCCTCGGGAATGCAAAGGTGGGGCTTTCAGAAACGTCCCTCTAAAATTTCTGAGCTCCAGGCCTGTGCCTCGCTTGGGCAGCCTTTTCTGATCAGTTGTTATCAAAAACTTCTGGCCCGATCAAAAATCGACGTTGCCCAGCTCCTTCTCACACGAAGCGATCTGGAGGATCGCACCCGGTTTTTGAATGCCAAGCATACCCTTTTTGAACTTTTAAGGCGGAAGGCACTACCGATCATTAACGAAAATGATACGGTGGCGGTCGAAGAGATCCGGTTTGGTGACAATGACAACCTGGCAGCATTAACAACCAACGTGGTTGATGCCGACCTACTCATCCTCCTGACAGATCAGGACGGCCTCTTCACCGCTAACCCAACGAGAGAGGCGGGGGCCACTCAAATTCCACTGGTCCGATCCGTAGACACCGCACTTGTTGAAAAAACAGGCCAGGAGACCTCCCACACGACGGTTGGAGGAATGAGGTCCAAGCTGGAGGCCTGTCGCAAGGCGGCCGAGTATGGAATCCCGACAATTATTGCCAATGGTCAGGATCCGAAAATTCTCCAAAAGATTTTTGCAGCGGAGGCCGTAGGAACGTTATTCCTTCCGGAACGTGACAGTCTGACCGCACGAAAACATTGGATTGCCCATACACTTCAATCAAGGGGAACTCTCTTGCTCGACGAAGGGGCCTGCCACGCCCTGATTGACAAGAAAAAGAGCCTCCTTCCCTCCGGTATCGAGGAGATTAAAGGAAGTTTCGTTCAAGGGGATGCCGTTGATATTTGCAACCCTCAAGGAATCGTTATCGGCCGGGGACTCTCCTCTTATAGCTCGCAAGAGATTCAAAAGATTAAAGGAGAGAAGACATCTGAGATCGAGAAGAGGTTGGGTTACAAAGGACCGGATGAGGTAGTCCATCGGGACGACCTGGTGTTAACATGA
- a CDS encoding BolA family transcriptional regulator produces MTPSEIERKIQQSFPGSTIQIRDLTGTKDHWQVIVVSPAFEGKRMLEQHRMIKGVFESEIASGDLHAFSLKTYTPEEWAKFA; encoded by the coding sequence GTGACCCCATCAGAAATTGAAAGAAAAATACAGCAGAGCTTCCCCGGTTCTACCATCCAGATCCGGGATCTCACAGGAACAAAAGACCATTGGCAGGTGATTGTGGTTTCTCCGGCCTTTGAGGGGAAAAGGATGCTGGAGCAACACCGGATGATCAAAGGCGTTTTCGAATCGGAGATCGCCTCCGGCGACCTTCATGCCTTCTCGTTAAAAACCTACACCCCGGAAGAATGGGCAAAATTCGCTTAA
- a CDS encoding rRNA pseudouridine synthase: MASRREAEGWIREGRVEIHRKGLARRISAQIGEVVDPDEDGVFVDGVKIRETQKHVYYLFHKPKNVMVTRKDPENRPTIYDYLKGIPERVNYVGRLDFDSEGLILLTNDGTLHHRLTHPGSKVTKKYQVEVSCMGTSLKDAICQLASGINIGDYVTAPCEIRILSQGSKSTWVEMTLTEGKQRQIRRMWDKIGFQTLRLIRVAIGPLNLGDLSKGRYRKLDDREIQLLEKGPIERSP, from the coding sequence ATGGCATCGCGACGAGAGGCGGAAGGCTGGATTCGGGAAGGGAGGGTTGAGATTCATCGTAAAGGCTTGGCCAGGAGGATCTCCGCACAAATTGGCGAGGTCGTTGATCCGGACGAGGACGGGGTATTTGTTGATGGAGTAAAAATTCGGGAAACCCAAAAACATGTCTACTACCTCTTTCACAAGCCAAAGAATGTCATGGTGACACGAAAGGATCCGGAGAATCGTCCGACGATTTATGATTATCTGAAAGGGATTCCGGAGCGGGTTAATTATGTGGGTCGTCTTGATTTTGATTCGGAGGGGCTCATTCTTCTCACAAACGACGGTACGCTTCATCACCGCCTGACGCATCCTGGGTCCAAGGTGACAAAAAAGTATCAGGTGGAGGTTTCTTGTATGGGGACATCCCTCAAAGACGCGATTTGTCAATTAGCCTCAGGTATCAACATCGGTGATTATGTCACGGCCCCCTGTGAGATCAGAATTTTGAGTCAAGGGTCCAAGAGCACCTGGGTTGAAATGACACTCACGGAGGGGAAACAACGCCAGATTCGACGGATGTGGGACAAGATAGGTTTTCAGACCTTAAGACTGATTCGTGTGGCGATCGGCCCGCTCAACTTAGGAGATCTTTCAAAGGGGAGATATCGAAAATTGGATGATCGAGAGATTCAACTTTTGGAAAAGGGGCCTATTGAGCGGAGTCCTTAA
- the groL gene encoding chaperonin GroEL (60 kDa chaperone family; promotes refolding of misfolded polypeptides especially under stressful conditions; forms two stacked rings of heptamers to form a barrel-shaped 14mer; ends can be capped by GroES; misfolded proteins enter the barrel where they are refolded when GroES binds), producing MSAKDIIYDQKAREAILKGVNALANAVKVTLGPKGRNVILEKSFGSPTITKDGVTVAKEIELADKFENMGAQMVKEVASKTSDVAGDGTTTATVLSQVIYREGAKMVAAGHNPMAIKRGVDKAVASAVEELKKLSKPTKDHKEIAQVGTISANNDQTIGKIIAEAMEKVGKEGVITVEEAKSMDTTLDVVEGMQFDRGYLSPYFVTDPERMECVLENPYILINEKKISNMKELLPLLENIARAGRPLLIIAEDVEGEALATLVVNKLRGTLQCCAVKAPGFGDRRKAMLEDIGILTGGTCIAEELGRKLEDVKLEDLGRAKRVTIDKDNTTIVDGSGKKTAIEGRVKQIRAQVEETTSDYDREKLQERLAKLVGGVAVINVGAATETEMKEKKARVEDALHATRAAVEEGIVPGGGVALIRCLPALEKLKGNSDDEKSGIDIVRRALEEPARWIANNGGYEGAVIVEEVKKNTGSFGFNAEEGRFEDLLKAGIIDPTKVARCALQNAASVASLLLTTEAMVAERPEEKEKTPSMPPPGGMM from the coding sequence ATGTCAGCAAAAGATATTATCTATGATCAGAAGGCCCGTGAGGCGATCCTCAAGGGCGTCAATGCCTTGGCGAATGCCGTCAAGGTAACGTTAGGCCCAAAGGGCCGGAATGTCATTTTGGAGAAATCGTTCGGATCTCCAACCATCACAAAAGATGGTGTGACAGTCGCCAAAGAGATTGAGCTCGCCGATAAGTTTGAAAACATGGGAGCCCAGATGGTAAAAGAGGTTGCTTCCAAGACCTCTGATGTCGCTGGTGATGGAACGACGACTGCTACCGTTCTTTCTCAGGTTATCTATCGTGAAGGAGCCAAGATGGTGGCCGCAGGTCATAACCCGATGGCGATCAAGCGTGGTGTCGATAAAGCCGTTGCCTCGGCGGTTGAAGAGCTAAAAAAGCTTTCCAAGCCGACGAAGGACCACAAAGAGATTGCCCAGGTTGGTACCATTTCTGCCAACAACGACCAGACGATCGGCAAGATTATTGCCGAGGCGATGGAGAAAGTGGGCAAAGAGGGTGTCATCACGGTGGAAGAGGCGAAGTCGATGGATACAACGCTCGACGTCGTTGAAGGAATGCAGTTTGATCGTGGTTACCTCTCCCCTTATTTTGTCACTGATCCAGAGAGAATGGAATGTGTCTTGGAGAATCCCTACATCCTGATCAATGAGAAGAAGATCAGCAACATGAAGGAGCTTCTCCCGCTACTCGAGAACATTGCCCGAGCGGGACGTCCCCTCCTGATTATTGCGGAAGATGTGGAAGGGGAGGCGTTAGCAACGTTGGTTGTCAACAAACTCCGTGGAACTTTGCAGTGCTGTGCCGTCAAGGCCCCCGGCTTTGGTGATCGTCGTAAGGCGATGTTGGAGGATATCGGCATCCTGACCGGCGGAACCTGCATTGCCGAGGAGCTTGGACGCAAACTGGAAGATGTCAAACTCGAAGACCTCGGTCGCGCCAAAAGAGTGACGATCGATAAAGACAATACAACGATCGTCGATGGTTCCGGCAAAAAGACCGCCATCGAGGGTCGTGTCAAACAGATCAGGGCGCAAGTTGAAGAGACGACTTCCGACTATGACCGCGAGAAGCTTCAGGAAAGATTGGCCAAGCTGGTTGGTGGTGTTGCCGTCATTAATGTCGGCGCCGCCACAGAAACCGAGATGAAAGAGAAGAAGGCCCGCGTAGAAGATGCCCTCCATGCCACACGTGCCGCGGTGGAGGAAGGGATTGTCCCCGGTGGTGGTGTTGCCCTTATCCGCTGCCTGCCAGCGTTGGAGAAGTTGAAGGGGAATTCGGACGATGAGAAATCCGGAATCGATATCGTTCGACGTGCCCTTGAAGAGCCAGCCCGTTGGATCGCCAACAATGGTGGTTATGAGGGAGCGGTGATTGTTGAAGAGGTCAAGAAGAACACCGGTTCATTCGGGTTCAATGCCGAAGAGGGGCGGTTTGAAGACCTCCTGAAGGCAGGAATCATCGACCCAACGAAGGTCGCCCGTTGCGCCCTTCAAAATGCCGCAAGTGTTGCCTCTCTGCTTCTTACGACAGAGGCGATGGTTGCTGAGCGCCCGGAGGAGAAGGAAAAAACCCCTTCGATGCCTCCCCCAGGCGGCATGATGTAA
- the groES gene encoding co-chaperone GroES: protein MSAKTVKNIRPLQDRILVKRINEEEMTKGGIIIPDTAKEKPQEGKVVAVGKGKVLDNGKLATPDVKVGEKILFSKYSGTEVKIDGEEHLIMREEDILGVVE, encoded by the coding sequence ATGTCAGCAAAAACTGTCAAAAACATTCGCCCTCTCCAGGACCGGATCTTGGTGAAGAGGATCAATGAAGAAGAGATGACCAAAGGGGGGATTATCATTCCCGATACAGCCAAGGAGAAGCCGCAGGAGGGGAAGGTTGTTGCCGTTGGTAAAGGAAAAGTCCTTGATAACGGAAAGCTTGCGACCCCGGACGTGAAGGTTGGAGAGAAGATTCTCTTCAGCAAGTATTCAGGAACCGAAGTTAAGATCGATGGTGAAGAACATCTGATTATGCGTGAGGAAGATATTTTAGGCGTGGTGGAGTAA
- the mnmE gene encoding tRNA uridine-5-carboxymethylaminomethyl(34) synthesis GTPase MnmE: MVVKWKTENVRVTGKMGLEKIEVSNYIGSPMEIISDETIAAISTPPGNGAIGVVRISGDKALEILEKISITQMDYQSIEPAKFYLGKIVDPTKQAPLDQVMMVWMKAPNSFTGEELVEIHAHGNYLILEEILRIVVQSGARLAMPGEFTRRAFQNGKMDLVQAEAVSDLIHGLSHKAIKIAERQLSGALSEKIQLLKNNLTVLRAQMEAMIDFPEDEDVQVLQHDEIGERIELLSREIIQLLETYNEGQAYTKGFSVAIVGRPNVGKSSLLNRLLGEDRSIVHNLPGTTRDTIEEICYIAGLPVRFVDTAGIRKGCESVEEEGIRRTREKIFKVDLVLALFDVSEPWTKEDDEVLEAVSGREYLTIFNKLDLSPEVDRPGIKISAKTGEGVPALKRQIFSHFVKNKEGSSLENEGLILTNTRHKIALELALEAMNHVKKSAANKMSLEFLAADLLIATNQLAEITGEITNDDLLNEIFSKFCIGK, translated from the coding sequence ATGGTTGTCAAGTGGAAGACCGAAAATGTACGGGTCACAGGCAAAATGGGGCTGGAGAAAATAGAAGTTTCAAACTATATCGGCTCGCCCATGGAGATCATCAGTGATGAAACGATCGCCGCCATATCGACCCCACCGGGAAATGGGGCGATTGGCGTTGTTAGAATATCAGGGGATAAGGCCCTGGAAATACTTGAGAAAATATCGATTACTCAGATGGACTATCAATCGATTGAACCGGCAAAATTCTACCTTGGAAAGATTGTTGACCCCACAAAGCAAGCCCCCCTTGATCAAGTAATGATGGTATGGATGAAGGCCCCTAATTCATTTACGGGAGAAGAGCTTGTGGAGATCCATGCCCACGGTAATTATTTGATTTTAGAAGAGATACTGAGAATTGTGGTTCAATCTGGGGCAAGGCTTGCGATGCCGGGGGAATTTACCCGTCGCGCCTTTCAAAACGGCAAGATGGACCTTGTACAGGCGGAGGCGGTTAGTGATCTGATCCACGGCCTGAGTCATAAGGCGATAAAGATTGCCGAACGGCAATTATCCGGGGCGCTTTCAGAAAAAATCCAACTTCTAAAAAACAATTTGACGGTTTTGAGGGCCCAGATGGAGGCGATGATCGATTTTCCGGAGGATGAGGATGTTCAGGTGCTTCAGCACGATGAGATTGGAGAGAGAATAGAATTATTGTCCCGGGAGATTATACAACTCCTGGAAACCTATAATGAAGGGCAGGCGTACACGAAGGGGTTTTCTGTTGCTATTGTTGGCAGACCAAATGTTGGCAAGTCTTCCTTGTTAAATCGCCTGCTGGGAGAAGATCGCTCTATTGTTCATAATCTTCCTGGGACAACACGAGATACCATTGAGGAGATTTGTTATATTGCAGGACTTCCTGTTCGATTTGTTGACACGGCAGGGATTCGAAAAGGTTGTGAGTCGGTTGAAGAGGAAGGGATCAGAAGGACGCGAGAGAAAATCTTTAAGGTGGATCTGGTCTTGGCGTTGTTTGACGTGAGTGAACCATGGACAAAAGAGGATGACGAGGTGCTGGAGGCCGTATCAGGGCGAGAATATCTAACTATTTTTAACAAGCTCGATTTATCCCCGGAGGTCGATCGACCGGGCATCAAAATTTCCGCCAAAACGGGAGAGGGAGTTCCGGCGCTGAAGAGACAGATTTTTTCCCACTTTGTCAAAAACAAAGAGGGATCATCTCTTGAAAATGAAGGGCTGATTCTGACAAACACACGGCATAAGATCGCCTTAGAATTGGCCTTGGAGGCGATGAATCATGTTAAGAAATCAGCGGCCAATAAGATGTCTCTGGAGTTTCTTGCCGCCGATCTTCTGATTGCAACAAATCAGTTGGCCGAGATCACAGGCGAAATCACAAATGACGATCTGTTGAACGAGATCTTCTCAAAATTTTGCATCGGAAAATAA